Proteins encoded in a region of the Agromyces protaetiae genome:
- a CDS encoding KTSC domain-containing protein gives MERTAVESSNVISIGYQPDTLTMEMEFKGGNVYQYFDVPEHVFDGIIRAPSVGRFFHEQVRGIYRYARV, from the coding sequence GTGGAACGAACAGCTGTTGAGTCATCGAACGTGATCTCCATCGGTTACCAGCCAGATACTTTGACGATGGAAATGGAATTCAAGGGAGGCAACGTCTATCAATACTTCGACGTACCCGAGCATGTATTCGACGGTATTATCCGTGCGCCGAGCGTCGGCAGGTTTTTTCATGAGCAAGTTCGCGGGATCTATCGTTACGCACGCGTATGA